The following are encoded in a window of Phaseolus vulgaris cultivar G19833 chromosome 3, P. vulgaris v2.0, whole genome shotgun sequence genomic DNA:
- the LOC137805502 gene encoding uncharacterized protein encodes MAQNGAFWLVFLGFHLPGSRSPHVVIFFTISSPSFSSSLQLPLAPLVVAARRAIPFNVIRNPAFAKMCDMIGRYGVGYKPPTYHDIREKLLKQVVDRTDIELEEYKDEWKRTCCTIMSDGWTDKKRRSICNFLVNSPKGTVFLYSLDTFDISKTADKVFKMLDDAVEFVGEENVLQVVTDNVANIKAGAELLMQKKEHLYWTPCAAHCIDLIFEDFEKQLKVHETTIKKGRRITTYIYGRAMLITILKKFMNGRDLIRPGMTRFATTYLTLACLYEMKTSLMTMFNSEEWKTSKFGTSQEGRKVQNVVLDSRLWKNVSICLKVVAPLMVVLRLVDSDVKPAMGFIYEGMDCAKEKIKSNFNNIKKSYEPVWKIIDQRWNNQLHSPLHAVAYYLNPQLHYQPNFRNDDAEVKEGLYICMRRLVNDVAERTKINLQHTNFHHARGIFFLEDAKLGRKDAADFDNIVFDDDVDDENDNEHGDDEDGDDHEDLGDDFLRGLDE; translated from the exons ATGGCCCAAAACGGAGCGTTTTGGTTAGTGTTTTTAGGGTTTCACTTACCTGGTTCACGTTCTCCTCACGTGGTCATCTTCTTCACGATCTCATCTCCTTCATTTTCGTCATCGCTGCAGCTTCCTCTTGCGCCGCTCGTCGTCGCCGCTCGTCGTGCCATCCCATTCAATGTTATTAGAAATCCAGCTTTTGCAAAGATGTGTGACATGATTGGTAGATATGGTGTTGGCTATAAACCTCCAACATATCATGATATTAGAGAGAAGCTTTTGAAACAAGTCGTAGACAGAACTGATATAGAACTTGAAGAGTATAAGGATGAATGGAAGAGAACATGTTGTACCATTATGTCTGATGGATGGACAGACAAAAAAAGACGatcaatttgtaattttttggtGAACAGTCCTAAAGGAACTGTGTTTCTATATTCATTAGATACCTTTGACATCTCAAAAACTGCAGATAAAGTATTTAAAATGTTGGATGATGCGGTAGAATTTGTTGGTGAGGAAAATGTACTGCAGGTAGTTACTGATAATGTTGCAAATATCAAGGCAGGTGCAGAGCTTTTGATGCAAAAAAAGGAGCACTTATATTGGACTCCATGTGCTGCCCATTGTATTGATTTAATCTTTGAAGATTTTGAGAAGCAATTAAAGGTCCATGAAACTACTATCAAGAAGGGAAGAAGGATCACTACCTACATTTATGGTAGAGCAATGCTAATTACcattttgaaaaagtttatgAATGGAAGGGACTTGATAAGGCCTGGAATGACTAGATTTGCCACAACATATTTGACTCTAGCTTGTTTGTATGAAATGAAAACATCATTGATGACCATGTTTAACTCTGAAGAATGGAAAACAAGCAAGTTTGGAACTTCTCAAGAAGGGAGAAAAGTTCAAAATGTGGTATTAGATAGTCGATTATGGAAGAATGTAAGTATATGCTTAAAAGTTGTTGCCCCTCTTATGGTGGTCCTTCGATTGGTAGATTCGGATGTAAAACCCGCAATGGGATTTATATATGAGGGGATGGATTGCGCCAAAGAGAAGATTAAAAGCAACTTTAATAATATCAAGAAAAG TTATGAACCTGTTTGGAAAATCATTGATCAGAGGTGGAATAATCAGCTTCATAGCCCTTTGCATGCAGTTGCCTATTACCTAAACCCCCAATTACACTATCAACCAAACTTTAGAAATGATGATGCTGAGGTGAAGGAGGGGTTGTACATCTGCATGAGAAGATTGGTTAATGACGTTGCAGAaagaacaaaaatcaatttgcaACATACTAATTTTCACCATGCAAGaggaatattttttttggaagaTGCAAAGCTGGGTAGGAAAG ATGCAGCTGATTTTGATAATATAGtttttgatgatgatgttgaTGATGAAAATGATAATGAACATGGTGATGATGAAGATGGAGATGATCATGAAGATCTTGGAGATGATTTCCTTAGAGGATTAGATGAATGA
- the LOC137806993 gene encoding uncharacterized protein, which produces METKPSSYSTNLVDQLVCPGDVVLDLSSMTNQTIKLGGGLRQDCDAISAMKAGRLCFSKPNKYWVENSQKRYVPHAEDSTLGIVVDSRSDNFLVDIKGPAVAFLPVLAFEGGTRRNIPRFEIGTLLYVRVVKANPGMNPELSCTDATGKAAEFGALKDGYMFECTTGLSRRLLSSPTCPVLDALGKKISFEIAVGLNGRVWVNAASTQTTIIVANAIMNSETLSDAQQRIMVEKLLKRIQ; this is translated from the exons ATGGAAACAAAACCCTCCAGCTACTCTACAAATTTAGTGGATCAACTAGTG TGCCCTGGAGATGTGGTTCTTGACCTGTCTAGCATGACAAATCAGACAATTAAACTTGGAGGTGGTCTACGACAG GACTGTGATGCAATTTCTGCAATGAAGGCTGGCAGACTATGTTTCTCAAAGCCCAATAAATACTGGGTTGAAAATTCTCAGAAGAGG TATGTGCCACATGCAGAGGATTCTACACTTGGAATTGTTGTAGACAGCAGATCAGAT AACTTTCTTGTGGACATAAAAGGACCAGCTGTAGCATTTTTACCGGTGCttgcatttgaaggaggaactAGAAGAAATATACCTAGGTTTGAG ATAGGTACTTTGCTTTATGTGCGGGTTGTAAAAGCAAACCCTGGAATGAATCCAGAGCTGTCATGCACTGATG CTACTGGGAAAGCAGCAGAATTTGGCGCTCTAAAAGATGGCTATATGTTTGAGTGTACAACTGGTCTCTCAAGGAG GCTTCTAAGCTCACCTACGTGTCCAGTTCTTGATGCTTTAGGGAAGAAAATTTCCTTTGAGATTGCAGTTGGCTTAAATGGACGTGTTTGG GTAAATGCAGCATCAACACAAACAACTATTATCGTAGCTAATGCAATCATGAATTCAGAGACACTGAGTGATGCTCAGCAGAGAATAATGGTTGAAAAACTGCTAAAGAGGATCCAGTGA